One stretch of Mangifera indica cultivar Alphonso chromosome 9, CATAS_Mindica_2.1, whole genome shotgun sequence DNA includes these proteins:
- the LOC123226595 gene encoding uncharacterized protein LOC123226595 isoform X2: MKRNARSFFKASELSLFQRPHSRNREEASADIILSKEEGIIFPAVDDVDGQLCFYDVLADYYVRVPESANRILDLIVQLWSQSFASHIFALLFHKWLFEVQINSEVILRYSSALVQGATNVFWIDIQTNTRRFQSLFRYLLEEVALEPKRINKIPGQAQRNLYLLLSRFILFYNSVDKLESFLKQFPVFPNAFLVGSPADFFAIELTDQLQKLKVEPVLLHYLSQIKALQRMELRMTTSTRLKTCLYSFTSPGGPMYPTRAVRHAAWEALDFLYPVGQYPRHLISLFFRLLYPCYWPSSCWNFIMSCIKAVVYTLLRLVFSRWEKVREQKKS, translated from the exons ATGAAAAGAAATGCCAGAAGCTTCTTCAAGGCATCGGAGCTCAGCTTATTTCAACGCCCTCACTCAAGAAATCGAGAAGAAGCTTCAGCGG ATATAATTCTCAGCAAGGAAGAAGGTATAATTTTTCCTGCTGTGGATGATGTTGATGGTCAACTTTGCTTTTATGATGTACTTGCTGATTATTATGTTCGGGTGCCTGAGAGTGCAAATCGTATCCTTGATTTGATTGTCCAGCTGTGGAGCCAGTCATTTGCATCTCATATTTTCGCCCTCTTGTTCCACAAATGG CTATTTGAAGTTCAAATTAACAGTGAAGTAATCCTACGATACTCATCTGCTCTTGTTCAAGGTGCTACAAATGTTTTCTG GATTGACATCCAGACAAACACAAGGCGTTTCCAATCTCTTTTTCGG TATCTTCTTGAGGAAGTTGCTTTGGAGCCCAAACGAATAAATAAAATCCCTGGTCAG GCCCAACGCAATCTGTATCTTCTACTTTCAAGGTTTATACTTTTTTACAACTCAG TTGATAAACTTGAAAGCTTCTTAAAGCAGTTTCCTGTTTTTCCAAATGCCTTTTTGGTTGGTAGTCCAGCTGACTTCTTTGCTATTGAACTGACAGACCAG CTACAAAAGTTGAAGGTGGAGCCAGTCCTCTTGCATTACCTTTCACAAATTAAAGCTCTCCAAA GGATGGAACTGAGAATGACCACTAGTACAAGGTTAAAGACATGTTTGTATAGTTTTACTTCTCCCGGTGGTCCTATGTATCCTACAAGAGCTGTTCGTCATGCAGCCTGGGAGGCTTTGGACTTTCTTTACCCG GTCGGGCAGTACCCTCGGCATCTGATAAGTCTTTTTTTTCGACTTCTGTATCCATGTTACTGGCCCTCTTCATGTTGGAACTTTATAATGTCCTGCATAAAGGCTGTAGTATATACCTTGCTAAGGTTGGTCTTTTCCCGTTGGGAGAAGGTGAGGGAGCAAAAGAAATCCTAG
- the LOC123226595 gene encoding uncharacterized protein LOC123226595 isoform X1 has protein sequence MPEASSRHRSSAYFNALTQEIEKKLQRALASASQRRNLLQELFADVALEIDDRARDIILSKEEGIIFPAVDDVDGQLCFYDVLADYYVRVPESANRILDLIVQLWSQSFASHIFALLFHKWLFEVQINSEVILRYSSALVQGATNVFWIDIQTNTRRFQSLFRYLLEEVALEPKRINKIPGQAQRNLYLLLSRFILFYNSVDKLESFLKQFPVFPNAFLVGSPADFFAIELTDQLQKLKVEPVLLHYLSQIKALQRMELRMTTSTRLKTCLYSFTSPGGPMYPTRAVRHAAWEALDFLYPVGQYPRHLISLFFRLLYPCYWPSSCWNFIMSCIKAVVYTLLRLVFSRWEKVREQKKS, from the exons ATGCCAGAAGCTTCTTCAAGGCATCGGAGCTCAGCTTATTTCAACGCCCTCACTCAAGAAATCGAGAAGAAGCTTCAGCGG GCGCTAGCTTCTGCTTCGCAGAGGCGCAACTTGTTACAAGAGTTGTTTGCCGATGTGGCTTTAGAAATTGATGATCGAGCCAGAG ATATAATTCTCAGCAAGGAAGAAGGTATAATTTTTCCTGCTGTGGATGATGTTGATGGTCAACTTTGCTTTTATGATGTACTTGCTGATTATTATGTTCGGGTGCCTGAGAGTGCAAATCGTATCCTTGATTTGATTGTCCAGCTGTGGAGCCAGTCATTTGCATCTCATATTTTCGCCCTCTTGTTCCACAAATGG CTATTTGAAGTTCAAATTAACAGTGAAGTAATCCTACGATACTCATCTGCTCTTGTTCAAGGTGCTACAAATGTTTTCTG GATTGACATCCAGACAAACACAAGGCGTTTCCAATCTCTTTTTCGG TATCTTCTTGAGGAAGTTGCTTTGGAGCCCAAACGAATAAATAAAATCCCTGGTCAG GCCCAACGCAATCTGTATCTTCTACTTTCAAGGTTTATACTTTTTTACAACTCAG TTGATAAACTTGAAAGCTTCTTAAAGCAGTTTCCTGTTTTTCCAAATGCCTTTTTGGTTGGTAGTCCAGCTGACTTCTTTGCTATTGAACTGACAGACCAG CTACAAAAGTTGAAGGTGGAGCCAGTCCTCTTGCATTACCTTTCACAAATTAAAGCTCTCCAAA GGATGGAACTGAGAATGACCACTAGTACAAGGTTAAAGACATGTTTGTATAGTTTTACTTCTCCCGGTGGTCCTATGTATCCTACAAGAGCTGTTCGTCATGCAGCCTGGGAGGCTTTGGACTTTCTTTACCCG GTCGGGCAGTACCCTCGGCATCTGATAAGTCTTTTTTTTCGACTTCTGTATCCATGTTACTGGCCCTCTTCATGTTGGAACTTTATAATGTCCTGCATAAAGGCTGTAGTATATACCTTGCTAAGGTTGGTCTTTTCCCGTTGGGAGAAGGTGAGGGAGCAAAAGAAATCCTAG
- the LOC123226595 gene encoding uncharacterized protein LOC123226595 isoform X3 codes for MIEPEVGQSCKNIILSKEEGIIFPAVDDVDGQLCFYDVLADYYVRVPESANRILDLIVQLWSQSFASHIFALLFHKWLFEVQINSEVILRYSSALVQGATNVFWIDIQTNTRRFQSLFRYLLEEVALEPKRINKIPGQAQRNLYLLLSRFILFYNSVDKLESFLKQFPVFPNAFLVGSPADFFAIELTDQLQKLKVEPVLLHYLSQIKALQRMELRMTTSTRLKTCLYSFTSPGGPMYPTRAVRHAAWEALDFLYPVGQYPRHLISLFFRLLYPCYWPSSCWNFIMSCIKAVVYTLLRLVFSRWEKVREQKKS; via the exons ATGATCGAGCCAGAGGTGGGACAAAGCTGCAAAA ATATAATTCTCAGCAAGGAAGAAGGTATAATTTTTCCTGCTGTGGATGATGTTGATGGTCAACTTTGCTTTTATGATGTACTTGCTGATTATTATGTTCGGGTGCCTGAGAGTGCAAATCGTATCCTTGATTTGATTGTCCAGCTGTGGAGCCAGTCATTTGCATCTCATATTTTCGCCCTCTTGTTCCACAAATGG CTATTTGAAGTTCAAATTAACAGTGAAGTAATCCTACGATACTCATCTGCTCTTGTTCAAGGTGCTACAAATGTTTTCTG GATTGACATCCAGACAAACACAAGGCGTTTCCAATCTCTTTTTCGG TATCTTCTTGAGGAAGTTGCTTTGGAGCCCAAACGAATAAATAAAATCCCTGGTCAG GCCCAACGCAATCTGTATCTTCTACTTTCAAGGTTTATACTTTTTTACAACTCAG TTGATAAACTTGAAAGCTTCTTAAAGCAGTTTCCTGTTTTTCCAAATGCCTTTTTGGTTGGTAGTCCAGCTGACTTCTTTGCTATTGAACTGACAGACCAG CTACAAAAGTTGAAGGTGGAGCCAGTCCTCTTGCATTACCTTTCACAAATTAAAGCTCTCCAAA GGATGGAACTGAGAATGACCACTAGTACAAGGTTAAAGACATGTTTGTATAGTTTTACTTCTCCCGGTGGTCCTATGTATCCTACAAGAGCTGTTCGTCATGCAGCCTGGGAGGCTTTGGACTTTCTTTACCCG GTCGGGCAGTACCCTCGGCATCTGATAAGTCTTTTTTTTCGACTTCTGTATCCATGTTACTGGCCCTCTTCATGTTGGAACTTTATAATGTCCTGCATAAAGGCTGTAGTATATACCTTGCTAAGGTTGGTCTTTTCCCGTTGGGAGAAGGTGAGGGAGCAAAAGAAATCCTAG
- the LOC123226127 gene encoding THO complex subunit 4A-like: MSSALDMSLDDIIKKNKKSGSGNLRCRGRRSGPGPARRFSNLGANRAAPYATTKAPETTWQHDMFTDQGTAFPAQQASRASAIETETKLCISNLEYGVSNEDIKELFSEVGDLKRYSVHYDRIGRSKGTAEVVFSRRADAMAAVKRYNNVQLDGKPMKIEIVGMDITTPATPSAANGNVINSKGFSRGGQGRGGAFRRPRGGVGGGRGFGRGRGRERGHNEKISADDLDADLDKYYSEASEAMQTS; encoded by the exons atgTCGAGCGCTTTAGATATGTCTCTGGATGACATtatcaagaaaaacaaaaagtccGGATCCGGCAACCTCCGCTGCCGCGGTCGAAGATCTGGCCCTGGACCAGCTCGCCGCTTCTCCAACCTAGGGGCCAATCGTGCTGCACCATATGCCACCACCAAG GCGCCGGAGACAACGTGGCAGCACGATATGTTTACAGATCAGGGGACGGCGTTTCCAGCTCAGCAAGCGAGTAGGGCCTCCGCTATAGAGACCGAAACGAAGCTTTGCATATCTAATCTGGAATATGGTGTCTCTAATGAGGACATCAag GAACTGTTTTCAGAAGTAGGTGACCTGAAGCGGTACTCAGTCCACTATGATAGGATTGGGAGATCGAAG GGAACGGCAGAAGTAGTCTTTTCGCGACGAGCAGATGCAATGGCTGCAGTCAAGAGATACAACAATGTTCAACTTGATGGGAAACCAATGAAAATTGAGATTGTGGGAATGGACATCACCACTCCTGCTACCCCTTCAGCTGCTAATGGAAATGTCATAAATTCTAAAGGATTTTCTAGAGG TGGACAAGGTAGGGGTGGTGCATTCAGACGGCCACGTGGAGGAGTTGGTGGTGGTCGTGGATTTGGAAGAGGTCGTGGACGGGAAAGGGGCCATAATGAGAAGATATCTGCTGATGACCTTGATGCTGATTTGGACAAGTATTATTCAGAAGCATCAGAAGCTATGCAGACAAGTTGA
- the LOC123224816 gene encoding actin-depolymerizing factor 2-like, which produces MANAASGMAVHDDCKLRFLELKAKRTYRYIVFKIEEKQKQVIVEKVGEPSQSYEDFTASLPADECRYAVYDFDFVTEENCQKSRIFFIAWSPDTSRVRSKMIYASSKDRFKRELDGIQVELQATDPTEMGLDVFKSRAN; this is translated from the exons ATG GCTAATGCTGCTTCGGGTATGGCTGTGCATGATGACTGCAAGTTAAGGTTTTTGGAGTTGAAGGCCAAAAGAACCTACCGCTATATTGTGTTTAAGATTGAGGAGAAACAGAAGCAGGTTATTGTAGAAAAGGTTGGTGAGCCTTCTCAAAGCTATGAAGACTTTACTGCAAGCCTTCCTGCGGATGAGTGCCGTTATGCtgtgtatgattttgattttgttactgAGGAGAACTGCCAGAAAAGCAGGATTTTCTTCATTGCCTG GTCTCCTGATACATCAAGGGTAAGAAGCAAGATGATATATGCAAGCTCCAAGGACAGGTTCAAGAGAGAGCTTGATGGGATTCAAGTAGAGCTGCAGGCGACTGATCCTACTGAGATGGGTCTTGACGTTTTTAAAAGCCGTGCCAACTGA
- the LOC123225338 gene encoding histone H2A-like has product MDTGGKVKKGAGGRKGGGPKKKPVSRSVKAGLQFPVGRIGRYLKKGRYSQRVGTGAPVYMAAVLEYLAAEVLELAGNAARDNKKNRIIPRHVLLAVRNDEELGKLLAGVTIAHGGVLPNINPVLLPKKTEKAAGKEPKSPAKSPKKA; this is encoded by the exons ATGGATACAGGAGGCAAAGTGAAGAAGGGAGCCGGAGGAAGGAAGGGAGGTGGTCCTAAGAAGAAGCCAGTTTCAAGGTCTGTGAAAGCCGGACTCCAGTTTCCCGTCGGTAGAATTGGGCGGTACTTAAAGAAAGGTAGATACTCGCAGCGGGTTGGAACCGGGGCTCCAGTTTACATGGCTGCCGTGCTTGAGTACCTAGCCGCAGAG GTTCTGGAGTTGGCTGGTAATGCGGCACGTGACAACAAAAAGAATAGAATTATCCCAAGGCACGTGCTCTTGGCTGTAAGGAACGATGAAGAGCTTGGAAAGTTGCTGGCTGGTGTGACCATAGCTCATGGCGGCGTGTTGCCGAACATTAACCCGGTATTGTTACCGAAGAAGACGGAGAAGGCGGCCGGCAAAGAGCCCAAATCTCCAGCCAAGTCCCCCAAGAAGGcttaa
- the LOC123226003 gene encoding zinc finger protein ZAT12, protein MKTVIAEVGAMDMAKCLMLLSKVGETGSGNRVFACKTCKREFSSFQALGGHRASHKKPKLMGDELFNNSQMAASPKKPKTHECSICGLEFAIGQALGGHMRRHRAAMTGDALVTRPLLPVPVLKKSNSSKRVLCLDLNLTPLENDLKLWAA, encoded by the coding sequence ATGAAGACAGTCATTGCAGAAGTTGGAGCCATGGACATGGCCAAGTGCTTGATGTTGCTATCTAAAGTCGGCGAAACCGGTTCTGGCAACCGGGTCTTTGCCTGCAAAACATGCAAGAGGGAGTTCTCGTCGTTTCAGGCTTTAGGGGGGCACAGAGCCAGCCACAAGAAGCCAAAATTGATGGGAGACGAGTTGTTTAATAATTCCCAGATGGCTGCTTCTCCTAAGAAGCCTAAAACACACGAGTGTTCGATTTGTGGGCTTGAGTTTGCCATCGGCCAAGCTCTCGGTGGCCACATGAGGAGACACAGGGCCGCTATGACTGGTGATGCGTTGGTTACTCGACCTCTTTTGCCGGTTCCAGTGCTGAAGAAATCGAATAGTAGCAAGAGAGTTTTGTGCCTGGATTTAAACTTGACGCCGTTGGAGAATGATTTGAAGTTATGGGCGGCTTAG